The Pagrus major chromosome 5, Pma_NU_1.0 genomic sequence ATAGAAAAACAGTGCAATGACAAGAGGCTGAACTGATTCGCTGTACAGACATTTCAATATTAACCACCTTCCAGTATCTCTCAAAGAAACTTTCTTCTTCTCAGGTCATAAACTCTGCTGTTCTCAATTGCTGTCAGTGTCTCCTATGTGCTATAATCAACGTAAACCACCAGACAGATTACAAATAATGAAACATCATCTGTCAGTGTTCCTGGTAACTTCTATAGAGTCCTCTAGTATTGATTCTGTGCTGGTATCCACAACTGTCTGGCGCCTCCTTGTGGCAGAAACACAGACCTGCAGGTCCGCTGGAGAGATCTGTCTCAGCTCTCTGCGACACAAACGGACTGGTGTCACCTCTAAACTCTCCCAAGAGTGACCAGCTCCTCTTTCACTTCCCTCCTGGGACTGTGTGTGCATCTGGTTAAATTCAGGCATATCTTTCTTCTTGTGTGTTTGGAGGTTAGGGTGAGAATcgctgtgtgtctttttgtctgtttgctcAGCGTGTATCTTTGTGTATGTTGTTACAATAGGTGTGCTCTTCTGTACCTCTTCAGTGTGCGTCTCAGGTTCATTTGCACTTGCTTGTATCtgcatattttgtgtgtgtttgtgcctctgTGCATGTGAGGGCTGATCGACAGGGTGGAGGGCTTCACTGAGACACTGCTTGAGTTTCTTTTTAAGCTGCCGACTGGAGCTTTTGTAGAAAAACAGCTCTTTCTCTAGCTGCTGCAGTCTGTTTTGGAGAGCCTGCTGTGCATCTTCTGAACCACCCTctaaacaaatgcacacacacaagcaaacaggGAGACAAAAGTAAATGAAACCGCCACATTCATGAACATTTCTGTACAGATATTACTCATGTTTTAATGAATTGTCTAATTTCCTCACCTTTAAGTTTCTGCAGCAGTAGCTGGATGTTGTTCTGGTGATCTCGGTGCTGCTGGGTGAGCCTGCGGTCTGCATCCAGGGCCAGGCGCTGCATGGCGACCTCCAGCTCCCTTAGCACCACCTCTTGCTCTCCAGCACGAAGCTCAAGCTCTTCACAACGCAAACGTAAGTGGTGTTCTGTCTCACGGAGACAAACAACCTGCCGAAGAACAGTGCAGAGAAacacatattattattattattataattacaaAGATATTGGCTGAAGCTTTGTTTACTCTCACCCCTGCAGCGACAAATCAAGGACAGAGCAAAACAGGTGGAAGGGAGTTACTCATGGTGTAATAGCATAACAAAAACTCCTGGAGAGAAGTTGATATACTTTTTAACGGTATTAAGACGAATCAGCTGGAAAGATAGAGGACACAGCAGGGTGCATTAGGGGagcagagagagtgaagagatcaaatttaatttgcattacagaaatgctgcagctgcacctgTGACTCACAGAAGCTCCCAAAGAGAGAAGCAAGGGAAAGTTAACAATGGAGGAAGAGAACAGGACAAACATGAATCTCCTGCTAGAATGGAAAGATTCATTCAGACATGGAATGTGCTTATTAAGAGGAAATAATGGGAAAGGAAGTAAAGATGAACATACAATATTCAACAAACATGTGGGCTTTGTATGTAGAGCAAAATATTGCATgaatcttcatcttcatcctcgtCTTCAGCATCTTACCTTGTTGAAATATTTGATGAGCAGCTCAGAAGCCTCAGGTGTCGAGAGCTCCTTCAGCTTCCTGTTGACATCACATAGCGTGGCGGGTTCAGTGCCTTGTGAACGACTTAAAGAAAAGTCTGTGATTAACAGCTTCTTCTGTTTGTCCTGGATGGAGCGGTTTTTAAACTCCAGAGCTGCATCCAGAGCTTCGATAGCCTCCTCCAGCTGGAGCAGGGAATGATCCTCCTGGATCgcgacacacacataaaaaagtaagttaaaaagttaaaaaaaaaaaaaaaagttgcacaATTATGAGTAAAATGCATcaagaaattgaaaaaaaaagataaatttcTGACCTCAACAGTGAGCACTCTGTTGTCCCTCAGCTGGGCATCCAGAGTGTCTCTCCTCTTTTTAAGcttgtttctctcctcctctagCTCCTCTACAGTGACTCGTCCAGTCTgactcactctgctgctgttctgcagctgctcctccagagACTCTATCTGCACCGACACACGCAGCAGGTCTTGACCCAGAGCCTGAAAAGTcattgttaaaaaacatttagattCCCGCTTCAATGATAAGTGTTGCTCTAATCCATAAATGTCAATATTAGCAAAATCTGAATAAAACCTTCACACATGGGCATCTACACATGCTAACCTGACTGGAACGTAGCATCTTGTCctccagtttgtttttctgttgcagACAGGCCTCCCTGCGCAGGAGCACCTCCTCTCGCCTCTTCAGCtcgtcctccagctcctgcagctctgctctcctctggAGCAcccactcctcttcctcctcccacaAACTACTGTCACGCAGCTGCAAGGGGGacaaggaggatgaggaggagtaAAAGGAGGAACATGGCTATTTAAAGgtgaataaaatcaaaacaaacctttatttaaccatttaTACTGCTTCTACACTAAACAAAAGTATTTAACCTTTTCTTTTGATCCTTTCTGGTGGTTGTGGTTCCACACAGTCACATCTCCTGGCCTTTGctcctataaaaaaaaaaacacaaatcatgtTAACTCAGAGTAGTTGATGATTTACCTGGACAGGGTTAACTATTCCCATAGTTTTGTATTTCCCAATGAGTCTTACTCAATTGGACTGAGATGTTGTCTGTGAGGGTTAGTTTGGACCTAGATCAGGGTTAGTATTAGTATAGTcaagttatttttaaacatttttattatacagtgtggGTACACTATTGCTTCTCCACTCTACCAGCTTAAATGGCTGCTGGATACCGAAAAAAGCAAATATCCAAAtacaacttttacatttttgttattttaaaaaatgtgctgatTATATTCTTATTGAAATGGCTTATAACCAACAACCAACCTCATTTTGTTCAAGTTCTTTGTTGTTGTCACTGGTCTCACTCTGTTGCTTGAGGCTGGCCTTAAGCTGTGCTCTCTGCAGTCTCATGTGCTGCAGGCTGCGGTACAACTCTGCTTTGACCTGCTGGCTCTGCATGGAGAGTCTTGCCAACACGCCGGCTTCTCTGCCATCAACACTGTGCCTGCCATGCCTGTCCACTGCTTGGGTCTTCTTGTctgtcagacaaacacacacatttaaagaaacATCACTCAAAATGAGAGATAACATAAATATATCAGGACAATGTGTAGTTCTATAAACGCACCAGTTTTGTCAAGCTCTTTGATGAGCTCCTCTTTCATGTGCATGTTGACTGACAGATCTCGGATCTTTCTCTGAGTGACACTGGCTCTTAGTCTGTCCTTCCTCTTGTGGCTTTGATTGGTGTTGTTTTCCTTGATCCCTGAGAAGAAAGAACAGCTGAcaacatgaaaaggaaataactTCTTGATATACATTAACTCCTTGGAACCAGGTAAACAAGCCTCTATCAATACAAAAGGACAAAAGTATACCTGTGGCTTGCAGAGTCTGCTGTGCTGATGGATTTCCGCTAGATGTTTGGTCTGATCCAGAGGTTTTCTCTTTCAGAGCTGATTTCTTTTGCCTGCTGGTCCATGTTCGGTTTAAATCTCGCCTGGAAAAATATCACAGTAtaagaaatcattttaattcaCTGCTGTAAGAGTTTATGAATGTAAGATTATTGATGTGTGTGAAACTTAGGTAAAAAGCTTTTGTATTTCTGTGACACAGGGCACTCCTTCAACATACAGGGTTgtaatatgatttattttcaccACATGTGCAACCTTAGTTTGAACATGGTATCATTAATAGTCAGTTATACACAATGTGCCCCCATATATGCTCAACAATTTGTACTGTAGGACGATATTTTTGACCAGTTTGAGCTGCACAAGTTGCACAGATATCGCAGTGCTTATTTTGAAACAGTACTCTGCAACAGCTTGGTTCTGGTTgcacaaaaatgaaagtaatTAACCACTCTGTACAGTATATGCCATGCGTAATGCATTGCAATTAAATACGAGGCTAAAATTAGGGATGGCAGATGGAACCATTATGATCATTATCAAAATTACTGCAATTAAAACAGTATTTGTGCTTTCAACTAGTTAAaacatgtatgaaaaaaaaaggtgaaagtgAAAAGCAATGTTTTCAGGGTCAATTTGAAGTCACCCCAGTGACAAACAACCCCCCTGTGCCTTTTTTTCCATGTCAGTGCATGGAGGGTCATGGTTagaatcataaataaataaagacatggctcaataaataaatcagtaagccgttaaatgcaccaaaaataatattgaaaataaatgtaggtatTTATTGATAAAATGGGACATAAATTTATATTTCTACTTTAATTTGCCAGTTTATAGAGTAAATGTACCCCCTCAATATCATAATGAAGCACAAatgcataaagaaatgtatGAATATGATTTATGGCATATTAATTCAAATATCAAGCCATTTATTCATTTAGAATTTTGGCGGTTTCTGTCCTCCACACAGGACAAAAGAGTAACAATTGGGAATTTTGAAGGAATGAAGAAATAGATTACACTGTATTGTTGTAAGTACTGGGTACCTTTGGGGTATAAAGTGTTATCAATGCTTCTTTATTGGCACAAAGGCAATTCTTGGACTCTGCATCTTGATAAAAGTTTTCAATTAATTCaacattaatcaataattacaCATGACTTGAATCACTAAGTCACAGGCTATTGGCTCAAATTATATTTGATGTAGTGAATTACTGGTGGCTCGACAAAGAAAGAACCAGTAGGCTTGTTTTATATATAAAGGCCTCACCTAAATCCCATTCTGCCCACACAGacatcctcctcttcgtcctcccTCTCTTGGTCcttgtcttctctctctgcctgttgcTTTATGAATGGACAGTACACCTCATCCTTTTCTTCAATCTCAGCCAGCAGGAGATGGCCGCGCATCTTAAAGGCTGCTATCACCCTCTCTAGTGAATAAGCTGGTGGACTGGAGTGAatctaaaaacacacatgcgttcacacagaaatgaatgaGTGAGTACAAAGTCAAAGGCAAGCAAAAAGTCCAGACAAGCAAAAGTCAATGATAAATGTGCAACTGGTACAACAGATTAACACACAATCAattatacactcacacacacacacacacagaacaaaacagtggAGCTACCAACCCTCCTGGGAGGCCCGTGTGCAGAGCTGTCTCTGATCAGAGGGACACTGTGGGGTCTCTTGCCTGAGTACCCAGAAGCCCCTGCTTCCACTGGTGTCTGCGAGGTAGTACCCCTGAAGGTCATGAGGTCGCTGCGAAGACGACTGATGAGGATCTGCTGGTCCACAAGTTGTTCAGtctgaaaatattcacacacaaatgaaaaacagtgtCATTAAATTCAAAGGACAGTTTTGAAAGTTTATTTGCTGACGACCTACAATGCTGAAGGTGTCCTTCAGTACTGTGTTACAGAGCTGCACTCAGGACTCTACTGCTCCTCACCTGTATACGATTAcgttccttttcttcctctaaGGCCTGGAGGTGTGTTTTGCTCTCTTGAAGAAGTGTCTCTACTTCTTTTCGGACCTGTCTCAGCTCTGCATCCTTCTCCTCCAGAAGCTGTTCCTCTATGGTAAGAGCttcctgagagagagaaagagagggctttctgtgctttttctttAGCTTGACTTGTGAAGATAGATAAGATCAGGAgcactttttattatttttcatcatcttttaattttattgtcCATGAAACTAACTTCAGCCAGTGTGTCTAAAGATTTTCAAGCATAATCTCTTCTTTGGTGATCAAGGACATCACAGTGGACATTTTGCAGGtaataaaagaggaaaacacaggTGTAATTGATCAAATTCACAGTGGGTTGATAACACGGGCCGGTTTTAATAGAGTGCAAcctttgttaatgttaatagttacacctgtgcttttttcCAGTTATGACACCTTGTGGACAACAATGTCATCTTCCTACTTGTAGAAGATGGTCTAGACTCTGCTCTCCAGatgaaaattatttttgtacTGCACCACTGTAACTTAAAGGCTTCGTAGACAATAATAAATTACCAGTTCATGCCTGCTGTTTTAATCAATTCAGAttacttttcatttcctttttttttttcatgtgtcgtcATTACCTTGCATTTGTTGAGTTCTTCTCTGAGCTTTAATATGGTAACATGGTGGGTATGGTCTCCATCCCCCTCCGAACAGTCCTTTTCATCAGCTTGATGCAAGTGATTAACAGCTGTCAGTCTCTCCTGCCAGTCCTGCAGTCGCTGCCTGAAGGAATGACTTGGAGTGGGGCCAGTGATATCTGCAAGCAGGGCTGCGGCTTCCTGTGCTAGAAGGCGGTACTGTGATGGTTCCACTTGGTTGACCTTATCATCTGGCTCAGATATAACTGTCTGACTGGGCTGCTTAATGCTGTCCCCCTCTCCACCCGTCCTCTCCTTTTCcatcaccatctctctctccttctctttcaggAGCTCTCTCAGAGTCTGTAATTCAAACTCAAGCTCACCCAGTCGAGCCTCACCAGGGCCCCAGGTTGTAGAACTGGATTTAACGTCTGTGTGAGTGGATGATGCAAGACGGTTACGAATGTGACGAGCTTTGGATGCAAACTGCAGGACACACAGAGTCTCAGCTACACTGTGGTGAGAGGGGCTCACACATGCCACCATCAGCGTGTGGGCGGTGCCTCCCAGTGAGTCACGGAGGAGACGGGTGATCTTGGCATCACGGTACGGTATGTGTGCATTGTTGCAGTTGTTACCGCGCCGATTTCGAGCTGGGTCACAGAGGGCACGGATGACGTTGCCCAGTGCAAGCAGGCCTGTGTTGATCTGAACAGACTCCTTGAGCCGCGTCCCAGTGTTTCCAGTTTTTCCAGCCCGTTCCGAGCCTGCTAGGTCAACCAGACAGAGTTTGGAGAAGCGAACAGATTTTAAGGAGTTGTTGTGGCAACACTGGGTGAGCTGAAGGGTGAGGATGGCGTGAGAGCGACTGGAGTGCTCATTCATCCCTGTGGTGGCAGTGTGGCGTATGGCATTCCCCGTCTCTAGAACACTCAGAAGCTCCTCTGCTGAGGTGACAACCAACTCTTTGGCTCCCACCACCactgaaacaaaaccaaacaatgagATTTTTTAATGGAACACTTTAAGTCGGTATATTACTTTCCCCTGTGGGCAGTAAAACAATGTGCAACATCCGTACTATACAGTGTTTGCCTCTGTGTTAACAATTAATTTTCTAAACTGTATCTTGCAAGTAATCCATCTCTACTGGAGTGCAGTACCAAATTGCAGAAGTACACCTTTATAACTGTCATTACATCACTAATACAGAAAGGAGTATCTGTGGCATGAATGGACAGCTTTGTGATGCAATGAATGTTGGCTTGTCCTTAAGTAGGCCTGGTGTAAACAAATAGTTGGTGAGTATAAGGACAAATCTagacaggtaacacactgacgGTAATGTAATCTTAAAAGGTTAAACTTAAGAAATCCTATGAACTCAGTCCCTatgtaaaaactgtgaaaaagaaaacatatttttgtcacaTTGTATGACCTGTGTTTCCCCTCTCGTCCTCTCTGATATGGAGCTCTTTGTGAACGGTGTGCAGCTCCAGCAGGTCTCGCAGTTCCTCCCTGTAGAGCTCCAGGTACGAGACTCGCACTGTGGCGTCCACACCATcactgttgttcttcttctcctccagcaaCAGGAACACATCCTGGGCCACACGGTCAATTAttcctccttcttcatctgAGACAGGTTATGGGACAAAGAAATATTTGcaaatgctgaattttcataattaatattcatataaaatagaagaagcagtaaaatccattaaaaagagATGTGTCTTATTTGTCCCATTTAGTAATACAATTCGGCACTGGTTTGGAGTtaatgggtcacatgacatggaagctattgaaaaaaaaaagccattgtCTCCAATATTTTTGCTAAATAAATTAGCAATCAAAATAAGTGTGCTACATGAAATcagtttaatattatttttgtaatcGTAATTTTCACTTATATCATCAAGTCAGCAtgaagaaacattgtttttgtgtaactCTAACAAACAATTGTGTAATTTATTGATGGTCCCTAAATCAGCCTCCAGCACAGCGCGAGGTTCTGGGAGGCGAGCTAGccgtcctcctgctgccaacactggGGGGAAACTGAGCAAGAGACGCCGCTGGGTGTCTCCGGAGTGGATGTCTGTCCAAATATCCAACCTAAAACTAACTGCATCGTCCCtgttaattaaaattaatagCTCACCCAGGTTCCCTCCTCCGAGTGTGTACGTCTTCCCTGAGCCCGTCTGTCCGTAACAAAACACGGTGGCGTTGTAACCGTCGAGCAGCGACTCCACCAGGGGCTGGACGCAGGACTCGTACACCTCGTCCTGGCTGGCGGTCGGTCCAAACGCGTGGTCGAAGGAGAAGAGTCTGTCCGTGCCGAGCATCACCTGCGCTGAGCCCGGCACCACCCGGAGACACACCTGGTGGTTGTGGAGGACTTCTTTAGGGAGCAGGGGACGGACGCGGACCGCCACACGGACACACACCTCGCCCATGATGGAGAAACGCACCCAGAATTACGAGCGTAAACATAAAAAGTAGTTTCACTTCCAGGAACTCTTTTTAATTCAGTCTTTTATCTACATTTTACCGAAACAAAGCCTTTAATGTCGGCCCTGTGTAGCTAGGCCTCCTCAGGTGTCTTGTTGTGAAACTTGCTCCCGTTTGTTGTCGCTTCTCGGTTGCCCGGGAAACCGCCGCCGCGGAGCAGCAACAGTCGAGGAGAGCACGAGGCGTTCAAGAGCCTTCACGGAGGTCGGACCGAGTGGTACGTGAACGCAACAGCGCCATCTTGTGAATGagcttcttattattattattatttcatataaGTGGTCATACCAGGGATGTAACTGGAgagttaaaaataataaacaaactaacaaacaaaaaaaaaaaataacaatgccCTCTAAAAGTTTGTTGTAGGCTAATGAAGTAAAACTTAACTCTGTAAACTTTTGCACACTTCCTGGTGAATTATTTGCACATTCCTGCACAAAACCGTCTATTTAAGTaagtcatattgtaaatattgtctttacTTATAGGTATAGTACTTAATActataaataacaataaaatcattgattcttttttcacattttattatcGATCTTCCAGTGATGTATtctctattttattctatttaattTCCTTCTTGTTATGCCAAATGTTATGCACTGATGTTGTGTTATGCAATTTAAAAACCTACTCGGCAAGTAtcaacagtatttttttttcaaaatgtattgcttttcatacattttactgattttagtccatatatgatatatgattaTTTCATGAGATTTACAGAAATATATTATGTATACACAAAATATTCAACATCCAGTTTAAACCTCTTTCACACCTCCTAACAGATACCCCACTTACTTTGTTATATCACCAGTTAATTAAATCTCATTTCTCCTCTGAAGAtaatttcttcctcttcccctaCTTTTCCTACAGCCAAACACTAGATATCTACACATATTTACTATAAAAAAAATGGTAATTACACTTTATACAATTtgataaaaactgattttcCAAACATTTAAGATAAAGGAGCAACGCATTTCAGCTGCTTTTAGTTTGcacaaatgtttcctgtttatcaTTGAGCACATCCATTTGTGATCACTCAAAATACTTGTATTCACTTTATTCGAACATGAGTTAGCCTAGATTATTTGCTATTATTATGAATATATTCAAAAATGTAGACTTCTTCAGGAAGTGCAGACATCCTGTCTGAAAGCCCAACTCCTgtaattcatatatttttagAGTAATTTCCTGAAATTGACATACAATTCACCGAATGTCTTTTGgcaaataacttaattttgtgctcaaactTAAAAGATTTAAACTGTTGCTAAAATGGAACAATAGCATATGATTATGGGCTGGAGTGGAGCATTTAGAGCATTTTAGGATTATTTATATAATCCCCATAATTGCATCTACAGCAACAttccttaaaaacaaaaaataacatgtaatgaaaatgtttattttcacaatttgatCAGTCACTTTACATGTCAAACTCGCTGCAGATGTGTCCATCGCTGTTTATTCACATACAGAATATGACCACTTGTTCTCCATTACCGTAAAAAACTTTGTCAGAAAATGTTCCACATAAACGGTAAACATTTTAATAGACTGGGAATGGCCAACAGTCCTGCTACCCACATTCACCAACAAGCTAGAGCAAACCTGACACCTGTTTCCATTACAGCGAGTTGGAAGCCAATTTGTACATATATCTGGCATGGAGACATGATTGGCTTAATCCCAGGGAAAGGCACCGGTCCAAGGCTGCACACTGAGAAGTGCAGCCTACTGTATGAAATGCTGCCAGCTGGTATGTCAGTAGTAAACACAGCGTGTGTGGTGTATGGGTATGTGGGCCATCTCTTTGTGGTGCTGCTTGGCATAAGGCCACAGGTAGAAGTCGATGATGGCCGAGGTGATGCTGCAGGtttccccgtctctctcctgCAACAGCTTGCAAAGACGATCTTTGATGAGCTCGACAGACCAAATCGAACAACCTCGGATCTCGACCTCTCTCCTGTCCCCAGAACTCAGCAGCTCGCCTGAGAGAAATTGGAGACATAACACACAGAGATTACagctaattattttaaaatgttagttTCTTAACGACCAGAGGGACGCACACACGCTCCTGTCTCACCGTTCTTCAGCGCCTGCATCAGTGTATCAGAGTACCGCAGCGCTCCGAGGTAGACGAGAGCTTGAGGGACCCTGTAGTCTGCAAACATGGTGAGCCAGTCCATGTCGATGatgtctccctctcctctggcctCCATGACGCCCCAGAAATCTGCCACCAGGATCTGAGCTCGCTTGTAGAGCGAAATTTTCTTCCCCTGAAACGAACAAGGGGAGCAGCTCTCAATGTTCATGAGTATTCTTCTTAAGaaaatgctgtttatttctaGACAGATGTTCTTGCacaaaagataataaaatgGCAGCACTGCATGTGTGCAGTGTAATTTGCTCCTTCGCTCACTGTATAATATGAAGGAAGCATTAGAAATCTTGCCACACTGTCTCTGGCCAGAAGATGGAACTCTCACATCACAGTTTATCTTCAGTACttcaaatacatacatttacctCAGATCACATACATTTCCTATATGcttacaaaatgttttatacatttatatcaTGTATATCAATTGTATCATGTTATAAGACTATGACTTCAAAGTATctacacatttacagtacactGATTCATTCATTACTATGAATTCTGGAGGAAAACTGAAGCAAGTAAGCATCAAAACCTATTTTTCTCCAAGTGTTGGAGAAATTTCATGTTTGTAAATCGATATCTATCCAGGATTATTTGAGTATCTGAGATGTAGTAAACATTTGAATCATTCTGCATTTGTCTGTGACCCAAACAAATCTTGTTTTTCACACAATATAATTTAAAAGTCATTACACCTGGAGCTCGGTGAGCGTTAAAAACCCTAAAATTCTCTGGCAAACATGAACTTTTATCCACAAATTTCCAAACATGAAATCTTCCACAGTCTTCTCTCCAACCTCATATGTAGCTTCGTCCCTGTAGGAGGGGATCTTCTCCACGACGAGTTCCACCATCTTCCTGGCGTCGCTCCCAGCCTGGCTGATAAAACTCCGGAAGCTTCCGCCGTGTTCCAGCAGCACGCGGCCGCCTTCAGTCAGCACCTTGTTAGAACGATTCAGATTGTGGTGTGTTTATATTTAACTTTACTGTTGAGTAGGCGGATAGGAGCTGCAACATTTCAATTTCCACTTATCATAAAGGAAATATGGTTCAGATGATGATGTAACACTGACAGATTTAGCTTATTATATGAgctttaaaatcagtttttcttggtggaaaaaaacaaataaaatgttctttatCTGACAAGGAATACTGAACATAAGGTTGGAGTTTCATGTATTAttcagagagacaaaaacatacatgtaCAAAGCTGTCATATGAAAACATGACAGGACATACATCAGTATAATCTCAGGCACTTCATGTACTATGTGGGAATGTAATAGTATGCTGTTTTTGTACCTTTTTATCTCTATATATTACAGAGATGAGATGTCTCACCACATCTGTTTGTCTTCAAATTGAAAAgcactgcttttgttttgtgtttgctgtgaagGCCGTGCAGACGGATTCACACAGAAGTCAGCTTTTCATTCACGAGTGCCAAATAGTACACTTTAGTAAAGTTTACACAGAAGGCGAAGACACAAGGTGAATAAATCCTGATACAAATCTAAAATTATTGAAATAACTTGTGGGTTTTGCCACAGTCACTAGTAGCATGGATATGGGTCATTAATATGAGAACGTCAGGACCTGGTGGCGCTCCTGAAGCATGGGCATGGGTGTTTCATTGTCTGATCGGAGGACATGCGCCAGCTGCTCCACGCTCATCTGAGAAAAGTACGTGGGATCAGTGATGGGTATACCTGTGGACAGCGGTGAAGAAGCATCGACATCGTTTACTTTAGTAAAGGCAGAAATACCACAGTCTAAAAATGCGTCCTCACAAGTCCTTAAAGtagcattatgtaactttttagttagcacctacattacatgtGACAAATTgtcagacctgggatttgtatttaagAAAGTgatgttgcactcagaaactgtggggggcgccaaatcacacaaaatgaaattttTCACATATTGTGgctttaaattcaaaatatcaTTTAAGTATCTTGTATTAGTTAATTTTGCTAATATTACTTGTGTACtttcaaatgtacttttaaaGTACTAGATGCTTTggatatttttctgattatcagaatttATGTTTTCCTCATCTGATTGTCGATACATTACTTTAAAAACTTAACTTCCACTACTGTCTGTGGAGTAGCTAGAAGGATTTATCTTTAGACATGAACcttgacagaggaagaggacacTCAAGGCTACTAAATGATGAAGTTATAGAGTGCTGTAATAACGATAAAAGAACTCCACAGTAGCCATTTCTCTCAGACTCAAAAGACATGATTCTGTTCTGATCTCACGCTGTCAGCCCTTCAGATTCTGGAGAAAAAGCTACCTGTGCTTTTCTGAGAGAATCTCTTGCAATTATAAAGGCCACAGTGACCACATATTGAGAGCACTATTCCATATGAGACATAATTGATTCATATCCGGAGTCATTCACGCAAATTATGAGTGATTCACAGGCGCATGCAGAGCTACAAGCAATTTCCCAGCAGTCCAAGTTCAAGTAAAGGGCACATACACAATAATTGGTAATAGCAGTGCCAGACAAAAGCACACAGAATAGATGAACAAGAGAAGACATCAAAAAGGGCCTGAATATACATCTTTTTCCCCAGAGATGAAGCTGCTAACATAAAGACTAAAACTAGACAAGATGTTGTGTAACACTGTTCGAGCATGGTCTTaccttttctttataaatatGACATGTCTATCAAACAGAGTGC encodes the following:
- the LOC140996261 gene encoding kinesin-like protein KIF27 produces the protein MGEVCVRVAVRVRPLLPKEVLHNHQVCLRVVPGSAQVMLGTDRLFSFDHAFGPTASQDEVYESCVQPLVESLLDGYNATVFCYGQTGSGKTYTLGGGNLDEEGGIIDRVAQDVFLLLEEKKNNSDGVDATVRVSYLELYREELRDLLELHTVHKELHIREDERGNTVVVGAKELVVTSAEELLSVLETGNAIRHTATTGMNEHSSRSHAILTLQLTQCCHNNSLKSVRFSKLCLVDLAGSERAGKTGNTGTRLKESVQINTGLLALGNVIRALCDPARNRRGNNCNNAHIPYRDAKITRLLRDSLGGTAHTLMVACVSPSHHSVAETLCVLQFASKARHIRNRLASSTHTDVKSSSTTWGPGEARLGELEFELQTLRELLKEKEREMVMEKERTGGEGDSIKQPSQTVISEPDDKVNQVEPSQYRLLAQEAAALLADITGPTPSHSFRQRLQDWQERLTAVNHLHQADEKDCSEGDGDHTHHVTILKLREELNKCKEALTIEEQLLEEKDAELRQVRKEVETLLQESKTHLQALEEEKERNRIQTEQLVDQQILISRLRSDLMTFRGTTSQTPVEAGASGYSGKRPHSVPLIRDSSAHGPPRRIHSSPPAYSLERVIAAFKMRGHLLLAEIEEKDEVYCPFIKQQAEREDKDQEREDEEEDVCVGRMGFRRDLNRTWTSRQKKSALKEKTSGSDQTSSGNPSAQQTLQRKDRLRASVTQRKIRDLSVNMHMKEELIKELDKTDKKTQAVDRHGRHSVDGREAGVLARLSMQSQQVKAELYRSLQHMRLQRAQLKASLKQQSETSDNNKELEQNEEQRPGDVTVWNHNHQKGSKEKLRDSSLWEEEEEWVLQRRAELQELEDELKRREEVLLRREACLQQKNKLEDKMLRSSQALGQDLLRVSVQIESLEEQLQNSSRVSQTGRVTVEELEEERNKLKKRRDTLDAQLRDNRVLTVEEDHSLLQLEEAIEALDAALEFKNRSIQDKQKKLLITDFSLSRSQGTEPATLCDVNRKLKELSTPEASELLIKYFNKVVCLRETEHHLRLRCEELELRAGEQEVVLRELEVAMQRLALDADRRLTQQHRDHQNNIQLLLQKLKEGGSEDAQQALQNRLQQLEKELFFYKSSSRQLKKKLKQCLSEALHPVDQPSHAQRHKHTQNMQIQASANEPETHTEEVQKSTPIVTTYTKIHAEQTDKKTHSDSHPNLQTHKKKDMPEFNQMHTQSQEGSERGAGHSWESLEVTPVRLCRRELRQISPADLQVCVSATRRRQTVVDTSTESILEDSIEVTRNTDR
- the qng1 gene encoding queuosine 5'-phosphate N-glycosylase/hydrolase, with the protein product MESPLFPRESGQFIAERSRDVFVEEEGVQKVAEMLYNLRHDEVLTASCWKTANPLAPAPTSDQALNWVFVVDTMNFSFWPEKETQQCEVTYKGTTYTGYMTLCAAITRAMEEGIPITDPTYFSQMSVEQLAHVLRSDNETPMPMLQERHQVLTEGGRVLLEHGGSFRSFISQAGSDARKMVELVVEKIPSYRDEATYEGKKISLYKRAQILVADFWGVMEARGEGDIIDMDWLTMFADYRVPQALVYLGALRYSDTLMQALKNGELLSSGDRREVEIRGCSIWSVELIKDRLCKLLQERDGETCSITSAIIDFYLWPYAKQHHKEMAHIPIHHTRCVYY